A section of the Aphis gossypii isolate Hap1 unplaced genomic scaffold, ASM2018417v2 Contig00533, whole genome shotgun sequence genome encodes:
- the LOC126554521 gene encoding uncharacterized protein LOC126554521, with protein sequence MDFEFSMVNKTSMVVISGAISNSLDRFKIRQLEGRPLLLPLNEEARPMGETELQVAIREIKRVFRVKTDLRDACLDQMKQSLSSTKNNLTRGYIDSYIRRSNKENVIVVWNGHSDKNILKRLDLDHYPMLNITCYDKYFNKNFYIQFEKLGNKEIIFEVDIGTYNKTGRLLNLVETHDIICKKKHHTTYAHDPRMDVKYTKCIFDYVIRKQRYENLIKHF encoded by the coding sequence atggaCTTCGAGTTCTCAATGGTGAACAAGACAAGCATGGTTGTCATCTCCGGAGCTATATCCAATAGCTTAGACCGATTTAAGATTAGGCAACTGGAGGGACGACCTCTTTTGCTACCACTTAACGAAGAAGCTCGACCTATGGGTGAGACGGAGCTTCAGGTGGCAATAAGAGAGATAAAAAGAGTGTTCAGAGTAAAAACTGATCTGAGAGATGCTTGTCTGGACCAAATGAAGCAGAGTTTGAGTTCGacgaaaaataacttaacacGAGGATATATTGACAGTTATATACGTAGAAGCAATAAGGAGAATGTGATAGTAGTGTGGAACGGACATTCggacaaaaacattttaaaaagattagaTTTAGACCATTATCCTATGCTAAACATAACGTGTTACGataagtatttcaataaaaatttttatattcagtttgaaaaattaggcaataaagaaataattttcgaaGTAGATAtcggtacatataataaaacaggAAGGCTACTTAATTTAGTAGAGacccatgatataatatgtaaaaagaaaCACCATACTACGTATGCGCATGATCCGAGAATGGATGTCaaatatactaaatgtatatttgattatgtgATACGGAAACAGCGAtatgaaaatctaataaaacatttctaa
- the LOC126554526 gene encoding 52 kDa repressor of the inhibitor of the protein kinase-like, producing the protein MSEKRKSSSSILSYFKKSNNSINDQNDIDETLLPSTSTVFTPLTDSLEPSSSKNLTHPASNNDTEIIIKTYDIGLYIQQIIDDHTRYNLLKNHWVAPKSYVYPFSLQNLKGKEIRRHLQQKHLDMYPWVVYSESKNGLYCKYCTLFYSGGHGTGKKNYMTLGLLVNKPLQNFKHLMGNTGDLHSHEITNYHIESVLRAQDFIKTYQNPSLEVVSQIDSNHLKQITENRNRLRPIIKSVLFLARQNIPFRGHRDDGPLLKNNELSPKLNEGNFREILKFRIESGDMELENHLKNTSSKATYIIKRSPFYSIMFDETTDMSHTSQLCLVIRYINEEYTVQEDFLGFIDPHSYNFENSEIEPKLNGKILGETVLKLMNNFNLDLNNCVGIATDGCSVMASKVCGAVKTILEKIPSAVKCPCFNHGLNLAISKGCQIQSIRNSFGQIKEIISFFHGSSKRNFVLQSVLHSSLQSLCETRWVERHTAVTQFLTGISEIMDSLHKISNWNDRESSSKAKVLLNSIDFEFVITLYVASHIFSITQPLSVILQKKNFDKQSAVNYINKTIEILNKLRLDVKTEFKNLYFKAVKQMDKLEITVKKPRTISIQHHRQNPEIKNVEDYFRVTVYIPFLDFMITDMKSRFTEETLGVFANKEAFIGKLQGEMIWWEEYWNREKNDIPDTALKSLEHCDKDMFPTIHILLKILASFPISIASAERSFSALKRIKTWLRCNMLEERLTGLAIIHCHRDEHVDIDENDYNNESMNDEVKSV; encoded by the exons atgagtgaaaaaagaaaatcgaGTTCTTCAATACTATCTTActtcaaaaaaagtaataattcaataaacgaTCAAAATGATATTGACGAAACATTATTACCATCAACATCCACAGTTTTTACGCCTTTAACTGATAGTTTAGAACCATCAAGTTCTAAAAATTTGACTCATCCTGCTTCTAATAATgatactgaaataataattaaaacatatgatATTGGCTTATATATACAGCAAATTATAGATGATCACActcgatataatttattaaaaaaccattGGGTTGCACCAAAGAGTTATGTGTATccattttctttacaaaatttgaaagGAAAAGAAATACGTCGACATTTACAACAAAAACATTTGGATATGTATCCATGGGTTGTATATTCAGAAAGTAAAAATGgactatattgtaaatattgtactttattttactCTGGTGGTCATGGtactggaaaaaaaaattatatgactcTTGGTTTACTAGTAAATAAAccattacaaaattttaaacatttaatgggAAACACAGGAGATCTTCACTCCCatgaaataactaattatcatATTGAATCAGTTTTGAGAGCGCAGGATTTTATAAAGACATACCAAAACCCTTCTCTTGAAGTTGTTAGTCAGATAGATTCTAAccatttgaaacaaataacaGAAAATAGAAATAGGTTGCGCCCCATTATTAaatctgtattatttttagctcGCCAGAACATACCTTTTCGAGGTCATCGGGATGACGGAcctttgttgaaaaataatgaattatctcCAAAACTGAACGAAGGAAATTTtcgagaaatattaaaatttcgaaTTGAATCTGGTGATATGGAATTagaaaaccatttaaaaaatacaagttcCAAAGCtacttatataa ttaAGCGGTCtccattttatagtattatgttcgACGAAACAACCGATATGTCACATACATCTCAATTATGTTTAGTCATACGGTATATTAATGAGGAATACACTGTTCAAGAAGATTTCCTTGGTTTTATAGATCCACACAGTTATAATTTCGAAAATTCTGAAATAGAACCAAaattaaatggtaaaatattaggAGAaaccgttttaaaattaatgaacaaCTTCAATTTGGATTTGAATAACTGCGTTGGTATTGCTACTGACGGTTGTAGTGTTATGGCTTCAAAAGTGTGTGGTGCAGTAAAAACTATTCTGGAAAAGATACCCAGTGCTGTCAAATGTCCATGTTTTAACCACGGCTTAAATCTTGCAATTTCTAAAGGTTGTCAAATTCAGTCCATCCGGAATAGTTTTGGACAAATTAaggaaattatttcattttttcatgGAAGTTCGAAACGAAATTTTGTACTACAATCTGTTCTACATTCCTCACTACAGTCACTTTGTGAAACTAGATGGGTTGAGAGGCATACAGCAGTGACGCAATTTTTGACTGGAATTTCGGAAATTATGGATTCTCTTCATAAAATAAGCAATTGGAATGATCGAGAATCATCTAGTAAAGCCAAggttttattgaattcaattgACTTTGAATTCGTCATCACTCTTTATGTTGCTtcacatatattttcaattacacAACCATTAAGCgtaattttgcaaaaaaaaaattttgataaacaaTCTGCAGTtaactacataaataaaactattgaaattttaaataaacttagatTAGACGTCAAAACagagtttaaaaatttgtacttCAAAGCCGTGAAACAAATGGATAAATTAGAGATTACTGTAAAAAAGCCAAGAACAATATCAATACAGCACCACAGACAGAATCCAgagataaaaaatgtagaagACTATTTCCGTGTAACAGTATACATTccgtttttagattttatgatAACTGATATGAAATCCAGATTCACAGAAGAAACATTGGGCGT ATTTGCAAATAAAGAAGCTTTTATTGGAAAGTTGCAAGGGGAAATGATTTGGTGGGAAGAATATTGgaatagagaaaaaaatgatattcctGATACAGCTCTAAAATCATTAGAACATTGTGACAAAGATATGTTTCCAACAATACATAtacttttaaagattttagcTAGTTTTCCAATTAGTATAGCTTCGGCAGAGAGGAGTTTTTCCGCCCTTAAAAGGATAAAAACTTGGCTGCGGTGCAATATGTTAGAAGAAAGACTGACAGGATTGGCGATTATTCATTGTCACCGAGATGAACATGTTGACATAGATGaa aacgattataataatgagaGTATGAATGATGAGGTTAAATCAGTTTAA